One genomic window of Cercospora beticola chromosome 5, complete sequence includes the following:
- a CDS encoding uncharacterized protein (MEROPS:MER0033224), with protein MEHLPALGTAIRDIVKPTIKLYEPLLLQNAELIRSVPCETFSYGSHERQQLDVYRAPKASIKNGRRPVLMFLYGGGLTMGHKTLPGVADQLCHANIASFFALKHGYTVVIPDYRLVGTHDAKFPSGGEDVCLAVQWTRDNAANLGPEPLNLLIMGNSAGGVHLSTFLLHESFAITRKAVLSDDILRLRGVVFLSVPFHFQLAHESRAGVNKAYYGDEVDTHSPLGLLRTRQSEGQIDFIEAGVRTLVLNGDLDPEDEILIPRDDFIKQWLAADSKLARQSLATDFMPGHNHISPWASLGTGVEKEEAWGHQIAAFYDNLRTFVPALA; from the coding sequence ATGGAGCACTTGCCAGCACTCGGCACAGCGATTCGCGACATTGTAAAGCCAACAATCAAGCTCTACGAACCACTCCTGCTCCAGAACGCCGAATTGATCCGCTCCGTGCCTTGCGAAACATTCTCGTATGGTTCTCATGAACGACAGCAGCTAGATGTCTACAGAGCCCCAAAAGCGAGCATCAAGAATGGCCGAAGACCAGTTCTCATGTTCCTCTATGGCGGCGGTCTGACGATGGGCCACAAAACTCTACCAGGTGTAGCCGACCAGCTCTGCCATGCCAACATTGCCTCGTTCTTCGCACTCAAACATGGCTACACAGTCGTCATTCCAGATTACAGACTGGTCGGAACACACGACGCCAAGTTCCCATCTGGAGGCGAAGATGTTTGTCTCGCCGTGCAATGGACACGTGACAATGCCGCAAACCTTGGACCGGAACCTCTGAATCTGCTCATCATGGGAAATTCGGCCGGCGGTGTTCatctttctactttcttgCTACATGAGAGTTTCGCGATCACGAGGAAAGCAGTACTCTCGGACGACATACTGCGACTGAGAGGTGTTGTCTTCTTATCCGTACCGTTCCATTTCCAACTCGCACACGAGAGTAGAGCTGGGGTGAACAAGGCATATTATGGTGACGAGGTCGATACGCATTCTCCGCTGGGACTGCTGAGAACAAGGCAGAGTGAAGGTCAGATCGATTTCATCGAAGCTGGAGTTCGTACGCTCGTACTCAACGGAGACTTGGATCCTGAAGACGAGATCCTGATACCACGGGACGACTTCATCAAGCAATGGCTCGCTGCCGATTCGAAACTTGCAAGGCAGTCACTAGCTACAGATTTCATGCCTGGGCATAATCACATCAGTCCGTGGGCGAGCTTGGGTACTGGGGTCGAAAAAGAGGAAGCTTGGGGTCACCAAATCGCTGCATTCTATGACAATCTAAGGACTTTCGTACCAGCTCTTGCATGA
- a CDS encoding uncharacterized protein (MEROPS:MER0000932), which produces MKFSTATAAGLAAGTLGVEALQFAQRSGTGARVVHQQIRRKHVEDPVARDRRRWLAKRQSGTLNVPLTNQVLLYYMNITVGNNEQQFEVHLDTGSSDLWLNTGESRYCSSVQNPCVTGTYDANSSSTYSYVNSEFEIGYVDGTGSQGDYVTDTVRFAGAELEDQQFGIGYLSSTPDGIMGIGYGRNVASATARGGVYSNVPQSLVNSGRISTLAYSMWLNDLDAAEGDLLFGGVNTEKYQGELETIPIVPYEDGSYRQVTIPLRGVGRNGEDASIQSLDNLEVHLDSGASLTYLPDTLVRRIYNAVGAQYSSVEGVPFIDCDRADDRETLDFKFTDQKTIQVPMNEMVIRYPRNVCVFGILPSGDSSFEESYYILGDTFLRSAYVVYDLARNEISLAQTVFNSTDDNIVELTNNTEVPSEAGNGGETIAATAVGASNTGSPGPLLSSTTRPSANPSPTGGDNESSAVSTAALSGSMLALLAGTVGGILLV; this is translated from the exons ATGAAATTCTCCACAGCAACCGCGGCCGGATTGGCGGCCGGGACATTGGGAGTGGAAGCGCTGCAGTTTGCGCAACGTTCGGGAACAGGGGCGCGCGTGGTACACCAGCAGATTCGAAGAAAACATGTCGAAGACCCAGTGGCCAGAGACCGGAGACGATGGCTCGCGAAACGACAATCTGGCACGCTCAATGTTCCGCTCACGAATCAAGTCCTGCTTTATTACATGAACATCACAGTCGGGAACAACGAACAGCAATTCGAAGTTCACCTGGACACCGGCAGCTCGGATCTATGGCTCAACACGGGCGAGAGTCGATATTGCTCGTCTGTCCAGAATCCATGTGTTACAGGAACATACGATGCGAATAGTTCCTCGACCTACTCTTATGTCAACTCCGAGTTCGAAATCGGATACGTGGATGGAACTGGGTCGCAGGGAGACTACGTCACTGACACAGTGCGTTTTGCTGGCGCGGAACTGGAGGACCAGCAATTCGGCATTGGATATCTTTCATCTACGCCAGATGGTATCATGGGAATTGGCTATGGAAGGAATGTCGCCTCAGCGACTGCTCGTGGAGGTGTTTACAGCAATGTCCCGCAAAGCTTAGTGAATTCTGGTCGGATCAGCACGTTGGCGTACAGCATGTGGCTGAACGATCTCGATGCCGCTGAAGGGGATCTGCTGTTTGGAGGCGTCAACACAGAGAA GTACCAAGGAGAGCTTGAGACTATCCCAATCGTCCCGTACGAAGATGGCTCGTATCGACAGGTCACCATTCCTCTCCGAGGAGTCGGCAGGAACGGCGAAGATGCGTCTATTCAAAGTCTGGACAACCTGGAAGTGCATCTCGACTCTGGCGCAAGCTTGACATACCTACCCGATACTCTTGTTAGGAGGATCTACAATGCCGTTGGCGCGCAATACAGCAGTGTCGAGGGAGTTCCTTTCATCGACTGCGACCGCGCGGACGATCGTGAGACGCTGGACTTCAAATTCACCGACCAAAAGACAATCCAAGTTCCCATGAACGAGATGGTGATAAGATATCCACGAAACGTTTGTGTCTTCGGTATCCTTCCGTCTGGTGACTCATCGTTCGAGGAATCTTACTACATCTTGGGAGATACATTTCTTCGCTCAGCATACGTGGTGTACGACCTGGCAAGGAACGAAATCAGTCTCGCGCAGACAGTTTTCAACTCGACGGACGACAATATTGTCGAGCTTACGAACAACACCGAGGTGCCATCCGAGGCTGGCAACGGGGGAGAGACTATTGCAGCGACTGCAGTCGGCGCCTCGAATACCGGCAGCCCAG GACCGTTGCTGAGCTCCACGACACGACCAAGCGCTAACCCATCTCCCACAGGAGGAGACAATGAGTCGTCTGCCGTGAGCACAGCAGCTCTGAGCGGCTCGATGTTGGCATTGCTTGCTGGCACTGTCGGCGGCATATTGCTTGTTTAG